The Euwallacea similis isolate ESF13 chromosome 15, ESF131.1, whole genome shotgun sequence genome has a window encoding:
- the LOC136413876 gene encoding actin-related protein 5-like, whose product MEIVQFIDVKTIPDIVHPYTASLRNNSVPIVIDNGSYTCKVGWATDNQPLLQFRNLIAKPRRERSKKDSVETTQTPQLQVGNDIVNIEALRFQLKTQFDKNVVTHFEAQEHLFDYMFTHLGINTENSVKHPILCTEPMLNPNMSRQLMSELLFECYNVPSICYGIDALFSYQYYHPQDIKQKSQDVLLVSLGYQSCHIIPVLNDKTVFEHTRRLNTGGCQIITFLHRLLQLKYPVHTNAITISRAEELLHTLCHVAVDYREELRKWACPEFYEGNVKKIQLPFTVSAINSAATLEQQKERKKELARRLIEINARKREERLEEDKEKMAQLLDIKDAIDLATDQQTVEKTLTEFQIKSVPELEKNILQLNTKIEKTKQKILAAANMEDVEEPAPKQSKHSKLSFENDKELAMFLQNIRKTRQEILTKKMVRKQRKQDMAKRRTAAGQERMRIISQLARKEKGNDDFGIRDEDWDIYKTISKDGGDSDSEGENEKLTEFDEILRVHEPSDLGESSQPGEAHQLHIGVEMFRAPELLFKPYMLGSQEAGLSEVIAYVLSLFDADSQLKLASNVVVVGGLANLPGLRERLLTELTSVRPFKSTVNVTVMNSPTLASWYGARNFARSDEFKNSLLTRKVYQEMGAEYFKIHKCSNPYFPSPTNINLPEQDI is encoded by the exons ATGGAAATAGTTCAGTTTATCGATGTTAAGACAATTCCTGATATAGTGCATCCCTACACAGCCTCACTCCGAAATAATTCTGTTCCAATAGTAATAGATAATG GCTCTTATACATGTAAAGTTGGCTGGGCAACAGACAATCAACCTCTCCTACAATTTCGCAACTTAATAGCAAAGCCAAGAAGAGAAAGGTCAAAAAAAGACTCTGTGGAAACCACCCAAACTCCTCAATTGCAAGTAGGCAATGATATTGTTAATATTGAAGCCCTACGGTTTCAATTGAAGACtcagtttgataaaaatgtgGTCACTCATTTTGAAGCACAAGAGCATTTGTTTGACTATATGTTTACTCATTTGGGAATTAACACAGAGAACAGTGTGAAACATCCTATATTATGTACTGAGCCAATGCTTAATCCTAATATGTCTCGACAGT tgATGTCAGAATTACTATTTGAATGTTACAATGTTCCAAGCATCTGCTATGGGATTGATGCTCTATTTAGTTACCAATATTACCATCCTCAAGATATTAAACAAAAGTCTCAGGATGTTTTATTGGTCAGTCTTGGGTACCAGAGTTGCCACATCATTCCAGTTTTAAATGATAAGACAGTATTTGAGCACACTCGACGACTTAATACag GTGGATGTCaaataataacatttctaCATAGGTTGCTTCAGTTAAAATATCCAGTGCATACAAATGCAATAACTATTAGTAGGGCAGAAGAACTTCTGCACACTCTTTGTCATGTAGCTGTTGATTATAGGGAAGAATTAAGGAAATGGGCTTGCCCAGAGTTTTACGAGGGCAATgtgaagaaaattcaattgcCTTTCACTGTTAGCGCAATCAATTCTGCTGCAACAT tGGAACAACAAAAggaaagaaagaaagagtTAGCTCGAAGACTGATAGAAATTAATGCCAGAAAACGGGAAGAAAGATTGGAAGAAGATAAGGAAAAAATGGCTCAGTTATTAGACATCAAAGATGCGATAGATTTGGCAACCGACCAACAAACC GTTGAAAAGACTTTAACCGAGTTCCAAATAAAGAGTGTACCGGAATtagagaaaaacattttacagTTGAACACTAAAATTGAGAAGACGAAACAGAAAATACTTGCAGCAGCTAATATGGAGGATGTTGAAGAACCCGCTccaaaacaatcaaaacataGTAAATTATCTTTCGAAAATGATAAGGAACTGGCaatgtttttgcaaaatattagaaaaacg agacaagaaattttgactaaaaaaATGGTAAGGAAACAGAGGAAGCAAGATATGGCCAAAAGACGGACGGCTGCCGGACAGGAACGTATGCGAATTATTTCTCAATTGGCCAGGAAAGAGAAAGGAAATGATGATTTTGGAATAAGAGATGAGGATTGGGACATTTACAAGACGATTAGTAAAGACG GTGGAGATTCAGACAGTGAAGGAGAAAATGAAAAGCTCACGGAATTCGACGAAATTCTTCGAGTCCACGAGCCTTCAGATTTAGGCGAATCGTCGCAACCAGGCGAAGCACATCAGCTTCACATTGGAGTGGAAATGTTTAGAGCCCCTGAACTACTTTTCAAGCCCTATATGTTGGGAAGTCAAGAAGCTGGTCTCTCCGAGGTTATTG CCTATGTCCTTTCCTTATTCGATGCAGACAGTCAGTTAAAACTAGCGTCGAATGTCGTGGTAGTTGGAGGATTAGCTAATTTACCGGGATTGAGGGAAAGATTACTTACAGAATTAACCTCTGTGAGACCTTTCAAGTCCACAGTGAATGTGACTGTAATGAATAGTCCAACTTTGGCTTCGTGGTACGGAGCCCGGAATTTTGCCAGATCTGAtgagtttaaaaattctttgctGACTCGTAAAGTGTATCAA gaaatgggtgctgaatatttcaaaattcacaaatgttcaaatcCGTACTTCCCTAGTCCAACGAATATCAACTTACCGGAACAAGAtatatga
- the alpha-Man-Ia gene encoding mannosyl-oligosaccharide alpha-1,2-mannosidase IA isoform X2 — protein sequence MYKLGGGMAGVMVLAYTAVYLSRHSRATPESQANTTTFIKESPLMKKLVTVSTSSDTILEASDKYSSVVLHPSVNISLSLVNNSDIGEINYDSWETYNGDKVGETTSLITELSDTGLAAITLIEERKLKVKEMMKHAWDNYVLYAWGKNELRPISKRAHTGSLFGSQPLGASILDGIDTLYIMGLNEEFKQARDWVAKELDIDAVVADVSVFEVNIRFVGGLLTCYALTGEVMFRDKAQLIADKLLPSFNTPTGIPNALVNFKTGSSKNYGWASGGSSILAEFGTLHLEFSYLSDITGKTIYRNKVDKIREILKEIEKPNGLYPNYLNPRSGKWGQHHMSMGALGDSYFEYLLKSWLLSGKEDNEARQMFDEAMEAVLKHMLHVSPAGLSYFAELKFERVEHKMDHLACFSGGMFALASKTLKDDHSSKYMDIAKQLTNTCHESYDRSYTKLGPEAFRFSEGAEARALKSSEKYYILRPETIESYFYLYRLTKDEKYRDWGWEAVQALEKHCRVPGGYTGIKNVYSEEPQQDDVQQSFLLAETLKYLYLLFSDEDFYPLDQWVFNTEAHPFPIKGTNPFYREAVA from the exons ATGTACAAATTAGGAG GTGGCATGGCCGGCGTTATGGTCTTGGCCTACACTGCAGTCTACTTAAGCAGGCACTCTAGAGCAACCCCAGAATCACAGGCCAATACCACCACCTTCATTAAAGAATCCCCCCTCATGAAGAAATTAGTCACCGTATCTACGAGCTCCGACACCATCCTGGAAGCTTCTGACAAGTATTCCTCAGTGGTTTTGCATCCCTCTGTGAATATATCTTTGTCTCTAGTAAATAATTCAGACATAGGAGAGATTAATTACGATTCTTGGGAGACCTATAATGGAGATAAAGTTGGAGAAACTACTTCATTGATAACAGAATTGAGTGATACGGGCCTGGCAGCAATTACATTAATTGAGGAAAGAAAACTGAAAGTGAAAGAG ATGATGAAGCATGCCTGGGACAACTACGTTCTCTACGCATGGGGCAAAAACGAGCTGCGACCCATTTCCAAGCGTGCACACACTGGAAGTTTATTCGGCAGTCAACCATTGGGAGCTTCGATTCTGGATGGcatagacaccctgtatataatggGCTTGAACGAAGAGTTTAAGCAGGCGAGAGATTGGGTCGCCAAGGAGCTCGACATCGATGCGGTG GTAGCAGATGTGTCAGTCTTCGAAGTCAACATCCGATTCGTCGGTGGTCTATTAACCTGCTACGCCTTAACCGGCGAAGTCATGTTTCGGGACAAAGCTCAACTAATCGCAGACAAACTTTTGCCCTCATTTAATACTCCCACGGGCATACCTAACGCCCTAGTGAACTTCAAGACTGGG TCCAGCAAGAACTATGGCTGGGCCAGCGGCGGTTCAAGCATTTTGGCCGAATTCGGTACTTTACATCTGGAATTTTCCTACCTCAGTGACATAACTGGGAAAACGATTTACAGGAATAAAGTAGATAAAATCAGGGAGATATTAAAGGAGATTGAGAAGCCAAACGGACTATATCCCAATTATTTGAATCCAAGAAGTGGTAAATGGGGACAAC ATCACATGTCCATGGGAGCTTTGGGTGATAGTTACTTTGAATATTTGTTGAAATCTTGGTTGCTTTCGGGGAAAGAAGATAATGAGGCTAGGCAAATGTTCGATGAGGCCATGGAAGCAGTGCTGAAGCATATGCTGCATGTTTCTCCGGCTGGTTTGAGCTATTTTGCCGAATTAAAGTTTGAGAGGGTCGAGCACAAAATGGATCATTTGGCCTGCTTTTCCG GAGGAATGTTTGCTTTGGCCTCCAAAACCCTGAAAGACGACCACTCCTCCAAGTATATGGATATAGCCAAACAGCTAACAAACACTTGTCATGAGTCCTATGACAGGTCTTATACCAAACTAGGACCAGAAGCATTTAG GTTTTCCGAAGGGGCCGAAGCCAGAGCTTTGAAGAGCTCGGAAAAGTACTACATTTTAAGGCCCGAGACGATAGAGTCGTACTTTTATTTGTACAGGTTAACCAAAGATGAAAAATATAGAGACTGGGGCTGGGAAGCTGTGCAG GCTTTAGAAAAACACTGCAGAGTTCCCGGTGGTTATACGGGTATTAAGAATGTCTACTCAGAGGAGCCACAGCAGGACGACGTTCAGCAGAGCTTCTTATTAGCCGAAACACTCAAG TACTTGTACTTACTATTCTCCGATGAGGACTTCTACCCGCTGGACCAATGGGTGTTCAACACAGAGGCGCACCCCTTCCCCATAAAGGGCACAAATCCATTTTACCGGGAAGCAGTCGCTTAA